In the Alphaproteobacteria bacterium genome, CCACTCGACGAGTTTGCGCGCAAGGGGATCGGAGATCGTCTGCTGCACCGTGGTGGCGTCACCGGTTTTGCCGCGGCGGACCAGATCGAGCGCCTGCTTTGTGAGCGCGACGTCGGCCGCAGGCGTTGCGCTGCTTTCGGCGGCTGCCAGCGGCGCGACAGGAAGCGCGGCGCGGCGGATCGGGGGTGTGTAGGCGGGTGTCTCCGCCGGTCCAGGATTCAACGTTGCGGCTGCGGCTGGCGCGATCGGTGCAAAGCTCGTCGTCGGCAGGATCGAAGTCGGTGACAGCGTGGCTTTGGCCGGCGCCATCGGCACAGCGGATGCGACAAGGATGGGACGTGGGCGCGGAAGCGGGATGGCAGGCTTTTTCGCGGCAGCCTTGACCGGAGCGCTCTTCTTCGCCTTCGCGGCCTTCTCTTCTTTCTTGACAACAGGCTTCGCGGGCTTTGCGGCCGCGGACTTGGCCGGCTTGTCTTTCTCGTCAGGTTTTGCAGCGGCAGTACTTGCCGGCTTCGCTTTCTCCTCGGGCTTGGCGAAAGCGGGCGTGGCGAACGCCATCGCGGTCGCGATCGCATACCCGAGAATCCGGCGCTGATGGCGCTGAACGATCATCCGTCCCCTGCGTCCCTTCGCGGTCCGGCGAGGACCGCACCCCAGACAAGTTCCGCTGCCGCGACAAAGGGCTAGCGGAGTGACGGTCCCTGTTGTCCGCCGAATCCCGTTGACGAATTGCTAACCCGTGCCCGCCGTTGTGACCATGGGGACGAACCGCGGCGAAAGCTGGGCGACCCGCCAAATCGGCCGTTCCGGGAACCATTTGAGCCGGTTTGTTGCCGCTGCGGACAGCCGGATCATTTGGCTTTCGTCAGCGTGGCCGAACCGGTATTTTCCAAGGGAACAAGGCCGCGCCGGGCGGCAAGGGGAGCGTGTCATGGCCGCCAAGACCAATTTCCGGGGATCATTCACCGCGCTGGTCACGCCCTTCAAGAACGGCTCGGTAGACGAGAAGGCGTTCCGCGACCTGGTCGAATGGCAGATCGCCGAGGGCACCAACGGGCTGGTGCCGGTCGGAACCACGGGCGAGAGCCCGACGCTTTCGCATGACGAACACAAGAACGTGGTCGAGTGGTGCGTCGACCAGGCCAAGGGCCGGGTTCCGGTCGTGGCGGGCGCCGGGTCGAACTCCACCAAGGAGGCAGTCGAGCTTTCGCGGCACGCCGAAAAGGCCGGCGCCGACGCCGTGCTGATCGTGACGCCCTATTACAACAAGCCGACACAGGAAGGCCTCTACCAGCACTACAAGGCGATCAACGACGCGATCGGGATTCCGATCATCATCTACAACATCCCGCCGCGCTCGGTCATCGACATGTCGGTCGACACCATGAAGCGGCTCTATGAACTCGAGAACATCGCCGGCGTGAAGGACGCGACTGCCAACATGGCGCGCGTCTCGCAGCAGCGCGCGGCCTGCGGGCCGGACTTCAATCAGCTCTCCGGCGAGGACATCACGGCGCTTGGCTTCAACGCGCATGGCGGGCACGGCTGCATCTCGGTGACCTCGAACGTGGCGCCACGGCTGTGCTCCGAGTTCCAGGCCGCCTGCGGGCGCGGCGACTATGCGGCGGCGCTGAAGATCCAGGACAAGCTCGCGCCGCTGCACATCAATATTTTCGTTGAGACGAGCCCGGCACCGATCAAGTACGCAATGTCGCTGATTGGAAAGTGCTCCGAGCAGGTTCGCCTGCCCATGGTTCCGGCGTCCGAGAATGCCCGAGCCAAAGTGCGCGAGGCCATGGTGCATGCCGGTCTGATCAACTGATCGCTGGTTCGGGACGAACTATAAGGCCGCGACGAGCCGGCCGACCCCGGCCAGGATCGCGTTGCGCGCGTCATCCGAAGCCTGCGCGCCGACATAATAGGCGGTCACGATCAGCGGTGCCCGGCCGGGCGGCCACACCACCGCGACGTCGTTGGTCGCGTTGTTCGAGCCGGAGCCCGTCTTGTCGCCGACGCGCCATCCGGAAGCGAGGCCGGCCCGCAGACGCTTGTCGCCGGTCTTGCTGGCGACGAGCCACGCGATCAACTGCTCGCGCGAGCCGCCCGAGAGCGCGTTTCCCAGCACGATCTTGCGCATCGTTTCAGCCATTGCGGCCGGCGTCGTGGTGTCGCGTGGGTCGCCCGGCCGCGCCTCGTTCAATTCGGTTTCGCGGCGGTCGAGCCGCGTAACCGCGTCGCCGATCGAGCGCAGATAGGCGGTGAGCCCGGCAGGTCCGCCGAAACTGTCCAGCATCAGGTTGCCGGCGGTGTTGTCGCTCAGCGTCACCGCGGCCTCGCAAATTTCCGCGACGGCCAGGCCATCCGCGACATGCTTGCCGGTGACCGGCGAGTAGGTGACGAGATCGGCCTTCGAATAGATCACGCGGCGCGTGAGACTTTCCTCCCCGCCGTCGACCCGCGCCAAAACGAAAGCGGCGGCGAGACACTTGAAGGTGCTGCAGAGCGGGAAGCGTTCGTCGCCGCGATGTGCGATGAGGCGGCCGGTCCCGGCATCGAGCACGGCGATACCGAGGCGGCCGCCATGCCGGCGTTCGAGCGCGACGATTGCGTTCTCGAAGGCCGGCGTCTCAGCCAACGCGCGCCCGCAGAGCAAAACCGGGCCGGCAACGACCGAGGCATTCAGCAAACGGCGCGAGATCATGG is a window encoding:
- the dapA gene encoding 4-hydroxy-tetrahydrodipicolinate synthase; protein product: MAAKTNFRGSFTALVTPFKNGSVDEKAFRDLVEWQIAEGTNGLVPVGTTGESPTLSHDEHKNVVEWCVDQAKGRVPVVAGAGSNSTKEAVELSRHAEKAGADAVLIVTPYYNKPTQEGLYQHYKAINDAIGIPIIIYNIPPRSVIDMSVDTMKRLYELENIAGVKDATANMARVSQQRAACGPDFNQLSGEDITALGFNAHGGHGCISVTSNVAPRLCSEFQAACGRGDYAAALKIQDKLAPLHINIFVETSPAPIKYAMSLIGKCSEQVRLPMVPASENARAKVREAMVHAGLIN
- the bla gene encoding class A beta-lactamase, with product MISRRLLNASVVAGPVLLCGRALAETPAFENAIVALERRHGGRLGIAVLDAGTGRLIAHRGDERFPLCSTFKCLAAAFVLARVDGGEESLTRRVIYSKADLVTYSPVTGKHVADGLAVAEICEAAVTLSDNTAGNLMLDSFGGPAGLTAYLRSIGDAVTRLDRRETELNEARPGDPRDTTTPAAMAETMRKIVLGNALSGGSREQLIAWLVASKTGDKRLRAGLASGWRVGDKTGSGSNNATNDVAVVWPPGRAPLIVTAYYVGAQASDDARNAILAGVGRLVAAL